A portion of the Juglans microcarpa x Juglans regia isolate MS1-56 chromosome 1D, Jm3101_v1.0, whole genome shotgun sequence genome contains these proteins:
- the LOC121238680 gene encoding esterase AGAP003155, whose translation MENQTQKNPRILCLHGFRTSGEILKKLVGRLPETVLEKLDLVFLDAPFPAGGKSDVEGIFDPPYYEWWQSNKDYTEYTNFEECLAYVEDYMIKNGPFDGVLGFSMGAMLAAAMPGMQAEGVTLTKVPKIKFLIIISGAKLGGSKFGAPKLAANAFSSPINCPSLHFIGETDFLKPDGTALLDSFVDPVVINHSKGHSVPRLDGKQLETMLSFIEKIQMIP comes from the exons ATGGAGAACCAAACCCAGAAAAACCCCAGAATTTTGTGCCTTCATGGGTTCAGAACAAGCGGTGAAATCCTCAAGAAATTGGTAGGAAGATTGCCTGAAACCGTGCTCGAAAAGCTGGACCTTGTCTTCCTCGACGCACCTTTTCCTGCTGGAGGAAAGTCCGATGTAGAAGGCATTTTTGACCCTCCTTACTACGAGTGGTGGCAATCCAACAAG GATTATACAGAGTATACGAATTTTGAAGAGTGTCTTGCATACGTAGAAGATTACATGATCAAGAATGGTCCTTTTGATGGAGTACTGGGCTTCTCCATG GGGGCGATGTTAGCAGCTGCAATGCCTGGAATGCAAGCCGAG GGGGTGACTCTTACAAAGGTACCAAAGATAAAGTTCCTGATAATTATATCTGGGGCTAAGCTTGGAGGATCCAAGTTTGGGGCGCCCAAGTTGGCTGCTAACGCTTTTTCATCCCCCATCAACTGCCCATCTCTCCACTTCATAG GTGAGACAGACTTCCTGAAGCCAGATGGGACTGCTCTGCTGGATTCATTCGtggaccctgttgtcatcaatCACTCCAAAGGGCACAGCGTTCCTAGACTTG
- the LOC121243198 gene encoding bet1-like protein At4g14600 — protein MANPYRSSDGLSARQGSNSDEIQLRIDPVHGDLDEEISGLHSQVRRLKSVAQEIEAETRIQSDILSDLQLAMSQAGAGVRNGMRRLNKTITQQRSNHILQVIIFGLVCFSVVYFWSKLVRR, from the exons ATGGCAAATCCTTACCGATCAAG CGATGGTCTTAGTGCGAGACAGGGCTCTAATTCTGATGAGATCCAACTGAGGATTGATCCTGTCCATGGGGACCTCGATGAGGAAATCTCGGGTCTTCATTCCCAAGTTAGACGCCTTAAAAGC GTGGCTCAAGAGATTGAAGCAGAAACGAGAATTCAGAGTGACATCCTCTCTGATTTG CAATTGGCAATGAGTCAAGCTGGGGCAGGGGTGAGAAATGGCATGCGGAGGTTGAATAAAACGATTACCCAGCAGCGTTCAAATCATATCTTGCAAGTGATTATTTTTGGACTAGTTTGTTTCAGTGTAGTCTACTTCTGGTCCAAGTTAGTAAGAAGATGA